One part of the Rutidosis leptorrhynchoides isolate AG116_Rl617_1_P2 chromosome 1, CSIRO_AGI_Rlap_v1, whole genome shotgun sequence genome encodes these proteins:
- the LOC139899540 gene encoding uncharacterized protein, which translates to MSSKPETIQSAIRMAHDLMAQVVRCQPINVKMDVKTTTEKLCDRSKKQGYLVKDCRVRLLGNDKSDKNNQNVCFGCGQAGYFKKEFLKAKKGETAKGRAFQISTKEAREDPELVTGTFLLNNHLASILFDSGADKSFIDKNFSVAIDRPLTALNTRYAVELANDKLMKVDKIMRGCVLNLSNNLFKVDLMPVELGSFDVVIGMDWLSKNHVDIICAEKSIRIPLENGEELVIQGDKSKVNLNIISRMRAQRYLKKGYPSILVHVKELKTKEIGLENVPVVREFPHVFPEDFPGLPPYRQVEFQIDLIPGTAPVAKSPYRLALQNYKNYQINSKNY; encoded by the exons ATGTCATCAAAACCAGAAACGATCCAGAGTGCTATTCGTATGGCGCATGATTTGATGGCGCAAGTAGTGCGATGTCAACCAATCAATGTTAAGATGGATGTGAAGACTACaactgagaagc TTTGTGATCGAAGCAAGAAGCAAGGATATCTCGTAAAGGATTGTAGAGTTCGTTTATTAGGGAACGATAAGAGCGATAAGAACAATCAGaatgtttgttttggatgtggacaaGCGGGGTATTTCAAGAAAGAATTTCTTAAGGCGAAGAAGGGTGAAACGGCGAAGGGACGTGCTTTTCAGATCTCCACGAAAGAAGCTCGTGAGGACccagaattagtcacgggtacgttcctccTCAATAATCATTTAGCATCTATTTTATTCGATAGCGGAGCAGATAAAAGCTTTATAGATAAGAATTTTAGTGTTGCGATTGATAGGCCTTTAACTGCCTTAAACACTAGATATGCTGTAGAATTggcaaatgataaattgatgaAAGTAGATAAGATTATGCGAGGTTGTGTCTTAAATTTGTCAAACAATTTGTTTAAAGTTGATTTAATGCCCGTTGAGTTAGGAAGTTTcgatgttgttattggtatggactggttgtctaaGAATCATGTGGACATTATTTGTGCAGAAAAGTCTATTCGTATACCTCTTGAGAATGGTGAGGAATTAGTAATCCAAGGAGATAAGAGCAAGGTGAACCTTAATATTATTTCTCGTATGAGAGCTCAAAGATACCTAAAGAAGGGATATCCTTCCATTCTTGTGCACGTGAAAGAACTCAAAACCAAAGAGATCGGATTAGAGAATGTTCCAGTTGTCCGAGAGTTTCCTCATGTATTTCCAGAAGATTTTCCAGGTCTACCTCCGTATAGACAAGTTGAATTCCAGATTGATTTGATTCCAGGAACTGCACCAGTTGCCAAATCACCTTATCGATTAGCCCTTCAGAACTACAAGAATTATCAAATCAACTCCAAGAATTATTAG